A DNA window from Macadamia integrifolia cultivar HAES 741 chromosome 4, SCU_Mint_v3, whole genome shotgun sequence contains the following coding sequences:
- the LOC122076724 gene encoding IST1 homolog isoform X2 → MRKEIAKLLETGQEATARIRVKHIIREENMMAAQEIVELFCELVTIWLPIIEAQRTREIELKKKQEEEEKAKEMELSTSEGK, encoded by the exons ATGCGGAAGGAAATCGCAAAGCTCCTTGAGACTGGCCAAGAAGCCACGGCTCGCATACGG GTAAAGCACATTATTCGGGAAGAGAACATGATGGCTGCACAGGAGATTGTTGAGCTATTTTGTGAACTTGTCACCATCTGGCTTCCCATTATTGAGGCACAAAG GACTCGAGAGATCGAGCTGAAAAAGAagcaggaagaagaggagaaagctAAAGAGATGGAATTGAGCACTTCTGAAGGAAAGTGA
- the LOC122076723 gene encoding transcription termination factor MTERF5, chloroplastic-like: MIGSGLGLGLRLLNRRFGSETGFQIRIILSVYDLPLSDFYCTPSIISNLSFSCFSSVASPAKSSDSNPFIVDYLVEAFGLSKTQALAASKLRMGMKDSKKPESVVHFLRQLGFSEAHVRGAVRVSPQILFSKIEKTLKPKLKLFQEIGLTGSDLGRFISKNAGLLTVSLDRRLIPCMEVLKKMFTIYGGHRSLILVLQRCKWVLTSDPEARLLPNISLLESHGIVGSQLSALFRRQPTLFLMRESALRDQLRRVVEMGVSADSRMFVHALHTISCMSPETLRGKFELFQGFGFSEEECMTMFEKMPVLFRCSEVKLKFGIEFFMNVIGFEKMVLVQRPMCLMYSIEKRVIPRYRVIEILKSKRLLKKVPIFLHVVELPEKKFVDRFISRFKDDLEELLVAYKGAVLDSSEEDEST; encoded by the coding sequence ATGATTGGttctggtttagggttagggcttCGGCTCTTGAATCGAAGATTCGGATCAGAAACTGGATTTCAAATACGAATTATCCTTTCTGTCTACGACCTCCCGCTTTCTGATTTCTACTGCACGCCTTCAATAATTTCCAATCTGTCGTTTTCTTGTTTCTCTTCGGTTGCATCTCCCGCCAAGTCCTCGGATTCAAATCCGTTCATCGTCGATTACCTGGTCGAAGCCTTCGGCCTGTCCAAAACTCAAGCACTTGCAGCTTCGAAACTAAGGATGGGGATGAAAGACTCCAAAAAGCCCGAATCCGTTGTTCACTTTCTCCGGCAGTTGGGATTCTCTGAAGCTCATGTTCGAGGTGCAGTCCGAGTTTCCCCTCAAATcctattttcaaaaattgagaagacCCTTAAACCTAAGCTCAAGTTATTCCAAGAAATAGGTCTCACCGGGTCCGATCTGGGTAGGTTCATTTCGAAGAACGCCGGTCTATTAACTGTTAGCTTGGATCGAAGATTGATTCCTTGCATGGAGGTTCTGAAGAAGATGTTTACTATCTATGGTGGTCACCGAAGCTTGATTCTGGTTCTACAGAGATGCAAATGGGTCCTCACCTCAGACCCAGAAGCAAGGTTGTTGCCCAATATTTCCTTATTGGAGAGCCATGGGATTGTTGGGTCTCAGCTCTCAGCGCTCTTTAGGCGGCAACCAACGTTGTTTCTCATGAGGGAATCTGCGCTTAGGGACCAACTTAGAAGGGTTGTGGAGATGGGTGTCTCTGCTGATTCAAGGATGTTCGTCCACGCCCTCCACACTATTAGTTGCATGAGTCCCGAAACTCTTAGGGGGAAATTCGAGTTGTTTCAGGGATTTGGTTTTTCAGAGGAGGAATGTATGACGATGTTTGAAAAGATGCCAGTTCTTTTCAGATGTTCCGAGGTGAAGTTAAAGTTTGGTATCGAGTTCTTCATGAACGTTATTGGGTTTGAAAAGATGGTCTTGGTTCAGCGACCAATGTGTCTCATGTACAGTATAGAGAAGAGAGTGATCCCTCGGTACAGGGTCATTGAGATTTTGAAGTCGAAGAGGTTGTTGAAGAAGGTACCAATTTTTCTTCATGTGGTGGAATTGCCAGAGAAGAAATTCGTGGATAGGTTCATTTCGAGATTCAAAGATGATTTAGAGGAGTTGTTGGTTGCTTACAAGGGTGCTGTTTTGGACTCTTCGGAGGAAGACGAATCTACATAG
- the LOC122076724 gene encoding IST1 homolog isoform X1 codes for MRKEIAKLLETGQEATARIRVKHIIREENMMAAQEIVELFCELVTIWLPIIEAQRECPLDLKESISSICFAAPRCADLPELQQVQMLFASKYGREFVSAATELMPDWC; via the exons ATGCGGAAGGAAATCGCAAAGCTCCTTGAGACTGGCCAAGAAGCCACGGCTCGCATACGG GTAAAGCACATTATTCGGGAAGAGAACATGATGGCTGCACAGGAGATTGTTGAGCTATTTTGTGAACTTGTCACCATCTGGCTTCCCATTATTGAGGCACAAAG GGAATGTCCTCTAGATCTGAAAGAATCCATTTCCAGCATTTGTTTTGCTGCACCAAGATGTGCAGACTTGCCAGAATTGCAGCAGGTTCAAATGTTATTTGCTTCCAAATATGGAAGGGAATTTGTCTCAGCTGCAACAGAACTCATGCCAGACTGGTGTTAA
- the LOC122075546 gene encoding transcription termination factor MTERF5, chloroplastic-like, giving the protein MVNSGLGLGLRLLNRRRLGLELDKVSEIGFQIRTIILVSDLSRSNLYCTPSIISNFSFSCFSSVASPAKHLDSNPFIVDYLIEAFGLSKTQALSASKRRMGTKDSKKPESVVHFLRELGFSEGHVRDAVRVSPSLLFADIEKTLKPKLQLFQEIGLTGSDLGRFISKNASIFNVSLDRRLIPCMEILKKIFSLDGRHRGLILVLQRCKWVLTEDPEARLLPNISLLESHGIVGSQLSALFRRQPALFLKRESAVRELVRRVVEMGVSADSRMFVYALHIISCMSPETLRRKFEFFQGFGFSQEECMTMFKKQPPLFGCSEEKLKFGIEVFMNAIGVEKTVLVQRPMCLMYSVEKRVIPRYRVIELLKSKRLLKKVPIFLHVVELPEKKFVDRFISRFKDDAELAIAYRGDVLDSSKEDEST; this is encoded by the coding sequence ATGGTTAAttcaggtttagggttagggcttCGGCTTTTGAATCGAAGACGATTAGGATTAGAGCTTGACAAAGTATCCGAAATTGGATTTCAAATACGAACTATCATTTTGGTTTCCGACCTCTCGCGTTCGAATCTCTACTGCACTCCTTCCATAATTtccaatttttcattttcttgtttttcttcagTTGCTTCTCCCGCCAAGCACTTGGATTCAAATCCGTTCATCGTCGATTACCTGATCGAAGCCTTTGGCCTGTCTAAAACTCAAGCACTTTCAGCTTCGAAGCGAAGGATGGGAACGAAAGACTCCAAAAAGCCCGAATCCGTTGTTCACTTTCTCCGAGAGTTGGGATTCTCGGAAGGTCATGTTCGAGATGCTGTCCGAGTTTCACCTAGTCTCCTATTCGCAGATATCGAGAAGACCCTTAAACCAAAGCTCCAGTTATTCCAAGAAATTGGTCTCACCGGGTCCGATCTGGGTCGATTCATTTCGAAAAATGCCAGTATCTTTAATGTTAGCTTAGATCGAAGATTGATTCCCTGCATGGAGATTCTGAAGAAGATCTTCTCTCTCGATGGTCGTCACCGAGGCTTGATTCTTGTTCTACAGAGATGCAAATGGGTCCTCACCGAAGATCCAGAAGCGAGGCTGCTGCCCAACATTTCCTTATTGGAGAGCCATGGGATTGTTGGGTCTCAGCTCTCAGCGCTCTTTAGGCGGCAACCAGCGTTGTTTCTCAAGAGAGAATCTGCGGTTAGGGAACTAGTTAGAAGGGTTGTGGAGATGGGTGTTTCTGCTGATTCAAGGATGTTCGTCTACGCCCTCCACATTATTAGTTGCATGAGTCCTGAGACTCTTAGGAGGAAATTCGAGTTCTTTCAAGGATTTGGTTTCTCACAGGAGGAATGTATGACGATGTTTAAAAAGCAGCCACCTCTGTTCGGATGTTCTGAGGAGAAGTTAAAGTTTGGAATCGAGGTCTTCATGAACGCTATTGGGGTTGAAAAGACGGTGTTGGTTCAGCGACCAATGTGTCTCATGTACAGTGTAGAGAAGAGGGTGATCCCTCGCTACAGGGTCATAGAGCTTTTGAAGTCTAAGAGGTTGTTGAAGAAGGTACCAATTTTTCTTCATGTGGTGGAATTGCCTGAGAAGAAATTCGTGGATAGGTTCATTTCGAGATTCAAAGATGATGCAGAGTTGGCGATTGCTTACAGGGGTGATGTTTTGGACTCTTCCAAGGAAGATGAATCTACATAG
- the LOC122075955 gene encoding uncharacterized protein LOC122075955, which yields MVGSGLGLRLGLRLLNRRLGIGFHIRTILSVSNLSRSNFYCTPSMVTNLSFSCFSSDASPSNSSDSNPLIVDYLVESLGLSKTQAISVSKRSLGAKDSKKPESVVHFLQQLGFSEANVRDAVRASPQILFADIEKTLKPKLQVFQELGLTGSDLVRFISKNANLLTTFSLDRRLIPCVEMLKKFLSLNGDHRALILVLHRCKFVLCGDPEARLLHNISLLESHGIVGSQLSVLFKRQPSLFLYKESALRDQLRRVVEMGFSADSMMFVHALHTISSMSPETLRRKFELFQGFGFSEEECLAMFKKMPVLFRCSEVKLKSGIEVFMNTVGFEKTVLVQRPTCLMFSLENRTIPRYRVIEILISKRLLKKEPNIFVQVLKLTEKKFLDKFVSRFKDDAEELLIAYKGDALESFKEYKST from the coding sequence ATGGttggttcaggtttaggtttGCGGTTAGGGCTTCGGCTTTTGAATCGACGATTAGGAATTGGATTTCATATACGAACTATCCTTTCAGTCTCCAACCTTTCGCGATCTAATTTCTACTGTACACCTTCCATGGTAACCAATTTGTCATTCTCTTGTTTCTCTTCAGATGCTTCTCCTTCCAACTCTTCGGATTCAAATCCTTTGATCGTCGATTACCTGGTCGAATCCCTGGGCTTGTCCAAAACGCAAGCAATTTCTGTTTCCAAACGATCTTTGGGAGCGAAAGACTCTAAAAAGCCCGAATCCGTTGTTCACTTTCTCCAACAGTTGGGATTTTCGGAAGCTAATGTTCGAGATGCTGTTCGAGCTTCACCTCAAATCTTATTTGCAGATATCGAGAAGACCCTTAAACCTAAACTCCAGGTATTTCAAGAACTAGGTCTCACCGGGTCTGATCTGGTTCGGTTCATTTCGAAGAACGCCAATCTTTTAACCACTTTTAGCTTGGATCGAAGATTGATTCCTTGCGTTGAGATGCTGAAGAAGTTCCTCTCTCTCAATGGTGATCATCGAGCCTTGATTCTGGTTCTACATAGATGCAAATTTGTCCTCTGCGGAGACCCAGAAGCAAGGCTGTTGCACAACATTTCCTTACTGGAGAGCCATGGGATTGTTGGGTCTCAGCTCTCAGTGCTTTTTAAGCGGCAACCATCTTTGTTTCTCTATAAGGAATCTGCGCTTAGGGACCAACTTAGAAGGGTTGTGGAGATGGGTTTCTCTGCTGATTCAATGATGTTCGTCCACGCCCTCCACACTATCAGTTCCATGAGTCCCGAGACTCTTAGAAGGAAATTCGAGTTGTTTCAGGGATTTGGTTTTTCAGAGGAGGAATGCTTGGCGATGTTTAAAAAGATGCCAGTTCTGTTCAGATGTTCGGAGGTGAAGTTAAAGTCAGGTATCGAGGTCTTCATGAACACTGTTGGGTTTGAAAAGACGGTGTTGGTTCAGCGACCTACATGTCTGATGTTTAGTTTAGAGAATAGAACGATCCCTCGGTACAGGGTTATTGAGATTTTGATATCGAAGAGGTTGTTGAAGAAGGaaccaaatatttttgttcAGGTGCTGAAATTGACTGAGAAGAAATTCTTGGACAAGTTCGTTTCGAGATTCAAAGATGATGCAGAGGAGTTGTTAATTGCTTACAAGGGTGATgctttggaatcttttaaggaATACAAATCTACATAG